The Priestia megaterium NBRC 15308 = ATCC 14581 region GACGCAGTCAAACAAAACGAGCAGAGAATTATGGATGCTTTAAAACAAGATTTAAATAAATCTGAAGTAGAGGCTTACACGTCGGAAATTGGGATTTTACTAGAGGAGATTCGATTTACGCTTAAGCATTTAGCAAAATGGATGAAGCCTAAAAAAGTAAAAACTGCTTTAACACATGTGGGCTCTAAAGGGAAAATTGTTCCTGAACCGTATGGAGTCGCGTTAATTATTGCTCCGTGGAACTATCCGTTTCAATTAGCACTGTCTCCTTTAGTAGGAGCGATTGCTGCTGGAAACACGGCGATTATAAAACCTTCTGAATTAACGCCTAGCGTATCTCGCGTTATACAAGAATTACTGGCTGAAGCTTTTGACCCAGCATTTGTGACGGTGATTGAAGGCGCTGTAGAAACGACAAGCCTGCTTTTAAAACAGGCGCTTGATTATATTTTCTTTACGGGAAGTGTAAATGTAGGGAAAATTATTATGCAAGAAGCAGGGAAGCAGCTTATTCCAGTCACGCTTGAGCTAGGCGGAAAAAGTCCGTGCATTGTACATGAAGACGCAAACCTAGATCTTGCAGCGAAGCGAATTATGTTTGGTAAAGGGATGAATGCAGGCCAAACGTGCGTTGCTCCTGATTATTTGCTCGTGCATAAAAAAGTGAAAGCGCAGCTTGTAGAGAAACTTCGCGAAGCAATTTCTCAATTTTACGGTAGTAATCCACTTGAAAGCAACCGCTACGGCCGTATTGTCAGTGAGCGTCATTTTACTCGGCTAGTTGAGTTTTTAAAAGACGGAAATGCTATAGTTGGAGGCGGGTACAATAAAAACACGCTAACAATAGAACCTACGGTGTTAAGTGAAGTAAGCTGGACATCAGATGTTATGCAAGAAGAAATCTTTGGGCCTATTCTTCCTATGATTGAATATGAAACACTAGACGAAGTCATTCATAAAGTTCAAGAAAAAGCTAAGCCGTTAGCTCTTTACTTATTTACAGAAAGTGAAGATGTGCAAAACGTGATAACGGAGCGCCTTTCATTTGGAGGAGGCTGTATAAACGATACGCTTATGCATATCGCTACGCCATATTTGCCGTTTGGCGGAGTGGGAGAAAGCGGCACGGGTCAATATCATGGAAAAGACAGCTTTCAGACATTCACTCATTTTAAAAGCATGCTGTCTCAAACAACCAAGTTTGATTTGTCATTCCGCTATCCTTCGGAAAAACAAAGCTTGAAAATGATCAAAAAATTATTGAAATAAAAGAGCCTCCTGATAGGAGGCTTTTTCGTTATTTTGAAAGTAAAAGCTGAGAAAGCGGCCATTTTTCTTGGGTATATGCCATTTCCCAAAATAAATACTCCAGTTCACAGCTTTTGATGAAGTGATCTTTCATACGGTTACGTTCTTCTTCAGTCGCTTGTTCGGCGAGTTCATCAAGCTTGTTACAAAACCATTGTGTTGTGCCATTCATTTCTTCATTATTATAAAACTGAATCCATTCATAAAAAGGATGAGAAGGAGATGGATTTACTTGTTCTGTAATGCGCTGGCCAATTTCAACGTACGTCCATGGACATGGAAGAAGCACTGCAATGATTTCTGCTAAGCTGCCTGTATGCGCAACACTTGTCATATGGTTAATGTAGTGGCTGGCCGTCGGTGAAAGCGTCTCAGTGTGAAGGTCTTCATAACGTACGCCTGCTACTTCACAAAAATTATTGTGAGGGTGTACTTCACTATGTAATACCGTAGAAATGCCGGCATTAAAGGCTTCCATTTCGGTACGCGTGCGGCATTTTGTTAAAGCAGCGCCGTAAATGCGAACAAATGCTGTTAAGTATTCGTAATCTTGAGAAACGTAGTGAATAAGCGCTTCTTTTGGCACGTTTCCTTCAGCAATTCCTTTAATAAAAGGATGGTTAAAAATGGCTTCGTAAATATAGTTTGCTTCTTGTCTTAATTGAGATGAAAATGACATCAAAATCCTCCTTTAATATGAGGAAGTCACAAACAAGCACATAAAGGAAATAAAAAACACTCCGTTTATAAACGGAGTGGCAAAGGACAGTAAAAAACTGAACATTGCCACTTTCCTACGCTGGTATGAGCCAGATCAGGTTCAAAGGGATCAAGAAAACTTGTCTCAGCCGGTGGCACCCCTAGTGGACTTCCTATTAATCTACGTTTAACTTACCATATATTCTGAAAAATAGAAAGCGTTATGGGGAATTGTGTGCTAATAACTTTTCTTTCTTAAAGAGGAAATTTCTTAAAGCTATTTTTAATCATTTTTGGTTAAAAATGCATATTTTTAGGGGAGAAGAGGTATTAATGAAGGGAAGAGCCGTTTTCGTCTCCGAAACACTCCCATATAAATAGAAGAAAGGAGAGAACAAAATGGCGAAATTTCGTTTGTATGCTGTATTAAATACAGTAGGCTTGGCTATTACACTACTTGTGAATTATTTAGCAAATGCCATTCCAATAGGAGGCAAAACAACGGGAGAAGCTTCTGCGCAAGTTCCTACGTTGTTTACACCAGCGGGTTATGCCTTTGCTATCTGGGGCGTTATTTATTTATTATTAACCATTTGGGTTATACGCCAATTTTTTGCAAGAGAAGATCAAAAGGAAATATATGCACGTATCGGCATTTGGTTTTTTCTAAACTGTTTGTTAAATAGTGCGTGGATCTTTATTTTCCAAAACGATTACTATAAGTTATCTCTTTTAGTTATGCTCTTTATTCTAGGCACATTAATGATTGTGTATTCCACTATTCAGCATTCTCGAATGACGACATGGTTTATGCGTCTGCCGATTTCGCTTTATCTTGGATGGATTTCTGTTGCGACTATTGTCAATGTGTTTGTCGTATTTCAAGCAAATGGAATACAGCACTTGATTGGCTTAAACGAGTTAACATGGACGATTATTATGCTGCTGGTAGGAGCTGTGCTGGGCATTATGTTTACATTAAAAAACCGAGACGCTGTTTATCCGCTTGTTTTTATTTGGGCTTATATTGCCATTGCAGTGAAGCAAAGTGGAAATCAGCCAATTGTCATTACTGTCATCATTTTAGTTGTTTTATTAGCAATTGCCATTATTGTGGGATTGATTAAACGCTATAGACGTTTTTAAAAAGAAGCTCTAGCTTTTGTAAGCTAGAGCTTTTTATGATGCTCTTTTGATTGTAAAAAAGCAGCTGTAAAAGCAATTAAGCTAATTAAAATACCAAAAGGAACAACAATTGGTACGAATGATAAAATAAATGTCATAAGTGTAACCTCCATGTTGCATCGGTGCATAATGAAAAATTCAACTTTTTTAAATTGAAGTTCCGCTACTATAGTATGCTAGGCTTTATGTTTGGAGCCTATATGTTTAGAAATAAACGAAAAAGGCAAAATACGTTACATATAGGTTATATAGGAGGAGTTAAAATGGAAACATATTTAGTTGCTTACACAGATAAAGATGATATGGAATATAAACAAGTGACATGCGAGAGCTATGAAGATGCAGAGCGTACGGTTCTTCGTTTAGAGAGAGAAGGGCATATGCATATTGAAGAAATATCAAATCAAGAAGCCTATCGCGGAGACGAATCATCGTACAGAGAATGATTTTTGAATAGAAACATCAAACTTAAAATGAAGAAGCAGCTGCTTCTTCATTTTTTCTATTCTATATAGATATCGTTTTATAGAAAAAAGTAAAACGGGAATGATTTTCTTCTGCATTTATGGTACAGTACTAATCAGGTGAGTTTTGAGTTTAGAAGAGGAGAGAGTAACATTATATGAGTAAAGGAAATCAGTGGTCTTCACGCCTCGGTTTTATTTTAGCATCTGCTGGGGCAGCAATTGGTCTAGGAGCGATATGGAAGTTTCCATACGTAACGGGAACCAGTGGCGGTGGAGCGTTTTTTGCGTTGTTTATTTTATTTACGATTTTTATTGGATTGCCGCTTCTGTTGGCAGAATTTATCATTGGAAGACATACGGGGAAAGAAGCGATTAGTGCTTATAAGGCAATTGCTCCAAAATCCGCTTGGGTATGGATTGGCAGGCTGGGAGTACTAAGCTGTGTCATTTTGCTTTCCTTTTACAGCGTCGTTGGCGGCTGGGTGATTTTATATACGATTATGAGCGTAACCGGTATGCTAAGCGGAAAAGAGTACGGCCCGTTGTTCAATGCCGTCATTAGCCAACCTTATGTAGTATTAGGTGCACAGGCGCTGTTTTTATTAATTACAGTGTTTGTTATTTCAAAAGGCGTACAAAAAGGAATAGAGCGTGCTAATAAATACATGATGCCGCTGTTATTTATCTGTTTTATCATTATCGTGGTGCGTTCTTTAACATTAGACGGAGCAATGGACGGAGTAAAGTTCTTTTTGAAACCGGATTTTTCAGCCATTACAGGGGCATCTGTTCTCTATGCGCTCGGTCAGTCGTTTTTCTCGCTTTGCGTGGGATTATCCTGCATGGTGACATATAGCTCTTATTTAGGGAAAAAAGTAAGCTTGACACGTTCAGCTGGTACTATTGCTCTTTTGAACTTGTTTGTTTCGCTGCTGGCGGGCTTGGCTATTTTTCCAGCCGTTTTTTCATTTGGATTAAAGCCAACTGAAGGACCTGGACTTTTGTTTGTGGTCTTGCCAACAGTATTTGAGAAAATGCCGTTTGGTACCGTCTTTTTAGCACTGTTTTTAATTTTATTTCTATTTGCTACGCTTACGTCTGCTTTTTCACTGCTGGAAATTATCGTAGCTGCTTTAACCAAAGACGATCAGACAAAACGAACTCGCTACGCTTCTTTATCAGGGATTATTGTGTTTGTGGTAGGTATCCCATCAGCGCTTTCGTTTGGTGTACTAAAACATGTCTCACTTTTTGGCAGAAGTATATTTGACGTAGCTGACTTTTTTGTGAGCAACTTAATGCTGCCTCTGGGAAGTTTAGCCATTGCGATTTTTGTGACATTTAAAATGAAAAAAGAAGCCGTGTATGAAGAGTTTATTTCAGGAAGTACAAAAGGCGCTAAATTATTCAACGCATGGTTCTTTCTAGTTAAATACGTATTGCCTATTATTATTATAGCTGTTCTATTAAGCTTACTTGTTGCATATTAAAAAAAGCACTCATCTGAGTGCTTTTTTTGTTTATTTTGCAAAAACGTGATTTCCGATTGTAATCGTAACCTGTTTTTGACGAAGCCATTGGTCACTTGTTTTATCTGGATTAAAGAAGAATAACGAACCTTTTCCTTGGCCTCTAAAAGCTAGTGCTTCATTCACAGCTTTTTTTGCTTCAGCATCCGCTGCTTTATTGATTTCACCGTTTTGTACGGGTGTAAACTGTCTACCTTGATAAATCACATCATGAATAGAATTTGGGAAAGAATCGCTATCCACGCGGTTTAAGACAACTGTTGCTACAGCCACTTTGCCAGCGTAAGGTTCGCCTTTTGCTTCAGCTTGTACAAGGCGAGCTAACAATTCTTTATCACTTTCGCTAATAGAGTTAGGGATTGTTAGTGTTTCATTTGCATTAATAGAGTCGGTAGATTTGTGATTCGCTTCTTTTAACTGTTCAACCGTAACTCCGTATTCAGCGCCAATCTTGTAAAGAGTCTCTCCAGCTTTTACGCGATGGGTTGTTTCAGCGGCATTTGCCACGTGACTCATGCCGAACATAGGAACTGCTAGTGCTCCAATAATTACTAGTTTCTTAAACATAAAGTAAGTACCTCCTGAAATCCTTTTGAACGCCCCTTTTATCACGGATCGGTGCGTGCTGTGCACCGAACTTTATATGTACGTTTCAAAGATTAACAGGTGTCAATACATCTTGTCACTGCTTAAAACATACCAATCTAGGAAGAAATTATAATAGTTAACAGATAATTTGAAAAATACGTTGACTGATAATAAAGGAGTGAATTATAATGAACGAGTAAATAGTTAACCGTTTAACTGGAGAGATTTTATGGGAGAAAAGATAACGATTCGTGATGTAGCGAAGCATGCAGGAGTGTCTGCAGCTTCAGTATCTTACGTCTTAAACGGAATTAACAAAGTATCCGATGAAACAAAAGAGCGAATTTTAACAGCGGTAAAAGAATTAAACTACGAACCAAATTTAACCGCCGTTAGTCTTTCGAAACAAAAGTCAAATATGATTGGCGTTATGTTCCCGCTTACCGATGATTCACTTTCTACTATATTTAAAGATAACCATTATTACAGTGAAATGATTAGTGGAATTGAATATGTAATCCGTAAGCATGGTTATGATCTAGTCATATCTGGAGCGAGTAGCCCGGCTGATTGCCTAAAATGGATTCGAACGAGAAATATTGATGGTCTTCTGTTTTTAGGAGCCTTCCCGCATCGATTGTATGAGAAAATGAAAGCGTTATCGAATCCGATTGTGCTAGTAGATACATATGAAAGGTACGAACGTGATTATCATCATATTTCTGTAGACGATGAGTATGGAGGATATCTAGCTACAACCCATTTAGTGAATTTGGGGCACAAAGAAATTGCCTTTGTTGCTCATCACCTCGTCAATAGTCCAGTAGATAAAAAGAGGTATATAGGCTACGAGAAAGCATTAAAAGAAGCGGGCATTACACCATCAAAGACGTTTGTTTTTGAAGTGAACGAAAGTTCGTTTGATAACGGTTACAATTTAGGGAACAAGCTGCTGAAAGATCACAAGGATATTCGGGCGGTTTTTGCATCCTCTGATACGCTGGCGCTTGGAATTATGAAAGCACTGCAAGAAAAGGGGAAAAAAATTCCGCAGGACTACTCAATCGTAGGGTTTGATGACATAACGTTTAGTAGCTATGCATCTCCCAGTCTAACAACCATTCGTCAAGATGTATTTAACAAAGGAGTCGTCGCCGCGACGTCGGTTATTCAAGCAATTGAACACCGTTTCAGCACGCTGCAGCATGTGAAATTATCGGTTGAACTTATTATTCGAGATTCAACTGCTAAGCGCGGGTGAACCGCAGTAAGTTAACCGATTAACCAAAGTTTAGCCTTTATAAAAAAAGGGGATATAAGTTAGCATTCACAAAAAAAGGGGATATGAAAATGATTAATGTTACAGTATGGAATGAAAATCGTCATGAACAGAAAAATCCGGTTGTAAGAGAAATTTACCCTGAAGGCATTCACGGTGCCATCGCTTCTTTTTTAGAAGAAGGAGGGTTTCGTACACACACCGCAACATTAGACGAAGTAGAACACGGGTTGACTGAAGAAGTATTAAATCAAACGGATGTTTTAGTATGGTGGGGTCATTTAGCACATGACGAAGTGAAAGATGACATCGTTGAGAAAGTAAAGCAGCGCGTGCTAGACGGTATGGGGCTTATTGTCTTACACTCAGGTCACTTTTCTAAAATTTTTAAAACGTTAATGGGCACAAGCTGCGACTTAAAATGGCGTGAAGCGGATGAAAAAGAGCGCTTGTGGGTAGTAGAACCGAGCCATCCGATTGTGGAAGGTATTGGTGAATTTATCGAGCTTGAGCGCGAAGAAATGTATGGAGAGCACTTTGATATTCCAGCACCTGATGAACTAATTTTCACGAGCTGGTTTGAAGGCGGAGAAATTTTCAGAAGCGGCTGCACGTACAAACGCGGAAACGGAAAAGTATTTTATTTCAGACCTGGACATGAAACATATCCAACATACCATAACAAAGACATTCAGCGTGTCATTATGAATGCTATTAAATGGGCGAAGCCAGCGGAGAGAAAACGTCCTGTTTACGGCAATGCGCAACCGCTTGAATCAATCGCTGTTAAAAACTAATTAATAATGCTTAAGCAAAGGGGATAGGAAAGATGGCAAAAGTAAAAATTGGCGTTATTGGGTGCGGAAGCATTGCGCAACACCGTCACTTACCAGAATATAAGATGAATGAACAAGTAGAATTAGTAGCCGTTTGCGATATAAACACAGAACGTGCAAACAGCGTAGCACAGCAGTACGGTTTAAAAGCTTACACAAACTACGAAGAACTTTTAGCAAGCGGTACAGTGGAAGCAGTGAGCGTATGTACGCCCAATTATCTTCATGCGCCTATTTCGGTTGCAGCGTTAAACAGCGGAGTTCATGTCCTGTGTGAAAAGCCGATGGCAACATCAGAAGAAGAAGCAAAAGCAATGATTGAAGCAGCAAAAACAAACGGTAAAAAACTAATGATCGGACATAATCAGCGCTTTGTAGCTTCTCATCAAAAAGCTCGTGAACTTATTGAAAAAGGGGAAATCGGTAAAATTTACAGTTTCCGTACGGCTTTTGGCCACGGTGGTCCTGAAGGTTGGAGCGTGGACGGAAAAGACAGCTGGTTCTTCAAAAAAGACGAAGCGTTTATTGGGGCTATGGGGGATTTAGGCGTTCACAAAACTGATATGCTCCGCTACATATTGAATGAAGAAATTGTAGAAGTCGGTGCATTTGTAGAAAGCAATGCAAAAGACTTTGCAAATGTAGATGACAATGCTGTGTGCGTATTAAAAACGGAAAGCGGGATTATCGGGACGCTTGCGGCAAGCTGGGCTTACAATGGAAAAGAAGATAACTCCACGATCGTTTACGGAGAGAAAGGGATTCTTCGTTTGGAGGACGATCCGACGTATTCATTAGTTGCACAATATGCAACGGGTGAAGTGGTGAACTATGAATTAGGAAAAATCCAGTCGAACGATGAAGGCGGACAAAGTAATTCTCACGTCATTGAACAATTTGTAGATGCAGTGGCGGAAGATAAAGAATCTCCTGTTCCTGGTGAAGAAGGATTAAAATCACTTGCTGTTATTTTAGCAGCTTTAAAATCAAGTCAAACGAAACAAATTACGCGCGTGTAAGAGGTGAAAAACGTGAGAATTGGCATAATCGGAGCAGGAGGGATTGCTGTAAGCAGGCATATCCCGGCATTCAAGCAACTGGGTGATGAATGTGTGATTTGGGGGCTTAGCGATATTAATAGTGAAAGAGCCACAGAGGTAGCCAATGAGCATAATATCCCTCACGTATTTGTTGATTACAAAGATATGTTTAAAGAAGTGGATGCTGTATGTATTTGTACACCGAATAAATTTCACGCCGAGTTTGCAGTAGAAGCGCTAAAAGCAGGCGTTCACGTCCTATGTGAAAAGCCAATGGCGATGTCTAAAGAGCAAGGTGAAAAAATGCTTGCTGCTGCTAGAGAATCGGGTAAGCAGTTAGCGATTGCGTATCATTACCGATTCATGAAAGAAGCGCAGGCTGCGAAAAAAATGATGACAGAGGTAGGGCGCCCATTAGTTGCACGTGTCAGAGCAATGCGTCGCCGAAAGGTTCCCGGTTGGGGAGTATTTACGAACAAAGATCTTCAAGGAGGAGGCAGCTTAATTGATTACGGCTGCCATTTGCTTGATTTAACGCTTTGGCTGATGGGAAACCCAAAGCATACTGAAGTGCTGGGAAGTACATATAATGACCTGAGTAAGACGCCTAACCAATTAAATCAATGGGGAGCATTTGATCATGAAACATTCAGCGTAGATGATCATGTAACGGCCTATATTAAATTTGAAAATGGAGCGTCGCTTCTTTTAGAAACTTCTTGGGCTGCTAATATCCAAGATGATGAAGAGCACGTAAGCATATCAGGGGTAGAGGGCGGTTTAAGTGTGTTTCCATTTGAACTATACACGTCTAAAAACGGTATGCTCATGAACAGTACGTCACCTTGGATAGATGGAGAAGATGATTACAGCCTGAGTCAGGCTAAAAATTTCGTTGAAGCGTGTAAAGGAAATGCTGAATTAGTGGTAAAGCCACAAGAAGCGCTTCAAGTCTCAGCTATTATTGACGAAATATATCGCACAGGAGGAAATTAAAATGAAACTTGGAGTATTCACGGTCTTATTTGCGGATCTTTCTTTTGAAGAGATGTTAGATAAAGTAAAAGCAGCAGGTCTTCATGCTGTTGAAATCGGAACGGGCGGCTATCCGGGAAACAGCCATTGTCCGCTAGATGAGCTGCTTGAAGATGAAGAAAAAAGAGAAGCATATATGAAGCAGATAAAAGACCGTGGACTTACAATCAGCGCATTTAGCTGCCACGGCAATCCTATTTCACCTGAGGCAAGTTTTGCAAAAGAATCTGACGAAACGCTTCGCAAGACCATTCAACTAGCATCATTAGTAGGTGTTCCAGTGGTTAACTGCTTCTCTGGAACAGCTGGAGATCACGAAGAGGCGAAGTACCCAAACTGGCCTGTTACTCCCTGGCCTAACGAGTATGGAGACGTATTGAATTGGCAGTGGGAAAATAAGCTTGTTCCTTATTGGAAAGAAATTGGAGAACTAGCGGAGGAGCAAAATGTAAAAATTGGTTTAGAACTTCACGGCGGATTTTTAGTTCATACTCCGTATACGCTCCTAAAGCTTCGCGAAAAAACAAGTCCAGCGATTGGCGCTAACCTTGATCCAAGTCATTTATGGTGGCAAGGAATTGATCCGGTAGGAGCTATTAAAATTTTAGCAAAAGAAAATGCAATTCATCATTTCCACGCAAAGGATACGTACTTGGATCAGGATAATATTAACATGTACGGCCTGACGGATATGCAGCCATACGGAGAAGTCCAAACGCGTGCATGGACGTTTAGATCCGTAGGATGCGGACATGATGTAAAAGAGTGGTCTGATATGATGAGTGCACTTCGCACATACGGATACGATTATGTAGTCAGCATTGAACACGAAGATCCAATCATGTCGATTGAAGAAGGATTTAAACGCGCGGTTACAAACTTACAAAGTGTATTAATTGAAGAAACTCCCTCACAAATGTGGTGGGCGTAAGCAAAAAGAAGCATCTCTAAAAAGAGGTGCTTCTTTTATTTTCGTTAATAAATCAATTCGCCTTTTGTTCACCTGAATTTCGATACAAACGGGTGATTGGCAACCCAAAAACGCCAAGGGTAATCCTTCGCTTCACCAGAATTATCAATGCCAACGCGAGGTCCGGCGGAAATCTCTGAAGGAGTGAAGCCACGAGCAATATAAAGAGGAGGACTGGTTAAATCATGACCGTACAAATCCATTGAAACCCCTAGTGCTTTTGTTAGTTTCCCAGGGCCGTTTGTCCAATTTATTTCATTTTCCATCCCTCGACGTCTATGTTTCATCAAATTTTTTCCGCTAAATGGCTCAATAGCTCGAATGAGGACGCCTTCTGGACAATCGATGTCGCTGCTTACAACATTGAGTAAACAATGTGTATGCATTGTATGCGTATAGGCATGACCAGAACGACCGAACATTACCTCCGTTCTTTTTGTGCGCCGGTTATTAAAGCTATGAGCTGCTCGGTCGAAAGGCCCTTTATAAGCCTCAGTTTCTACAATGAAACCAGATGCAGTTCCTTCCGCCGTTTCGTGAACAAGAAGACATCCTAACAGCGACTGAGCTAATTCAAGTGTAGGCTGTTGATAAAATAAAAGAGGAAGTGGTTCAATCGCTAAAAGAGAACGCGTCATTTGCTGTAGTCCATCCTTTCAAAACAGAGTCATTCACGCTGTTATGCGCATCTTTTATTATGATGTTTTCTTTGTTATTTTGCAAAGGAAGGCACTGATTAATACAGTAATCTTTCTTACCCCACGTTCAAGTATTTATCATGATTCAACTTACTCTATGAAATTATTTTATTTTAAAGAGTGGTTTCGTTTTGCACGTATAGGGGGAATATTTTACTACAATACTTCGCTTTTGCTGCTGGTATGATATACACAGTTCATCCATATTTTACATACTTTTAGTTTTGAAAAATAGTGATCCGGCTTTTCTTTATTTTCGTTCTACACATGAAAGCAAAATAAAAAGATTGAATTGTAGAAAGTTCTTTATAAATGGAAATAAAGAAAAAATATCCTTCAAAGAGTATTTAAGGGATTTTAGAACATATTAAAAATAAAATTTATACACTGTGAGGAATAGCTATGAACATCCACTTTGATACATTAATGAACTTATCAATTAAACATATTTTTGGGCCTGCCTCTCAAACGATCAACCATCTGACATATCACTCAAAGCAGGTTCACGACGGATCAGTATTTTTTAGTATAAAAGGTGAAAATGAAGATGGACATCAATATATTAAAGAAGCTATAGCTAGAGGAGCCGTAGCAGTCTTTGGGACAAGCATTGAGGAGCTTCGTCTTTTGAGCACTCAGTATTCTCACTGTACGTTTTTAGCAGTTGACGACGTTCGCAAAGTAATGGCATCTTTTTCTAAAATGTATTTTGATTATACGGATGAAAAAATTGAGACAATTGGCGTTACAGGTACAAATGGTAAAACAACCGTAGCAGCTTACGTAAGGTCGCTTTTAACCCTTTTAAAATTGCCGACAGGATCGATTGGCACGACCGGCATTTGGTCATCAAAGAAGAAGTTAGTTTATAAAAAAAGTACGCCTACAACACCTGAATCGGTAGACTTGCATAAAATTTTTTATGATTTGTATACAAGAGGCGACGAAGCGGCAGTGATGGAAGTATCTTCAATTGCGATTGATCAGCAGCGAGTAGAAAATATTTATTTTGATGTAGCCATTCACACAAATCTTTCAGAAGAGCATCTAGAGTATCATAAAACGTTTGAACACTATAAAAAGT contains the following coding sequences:
- a CDS encoding LacI family DNA-binding transcriptional regulator, translated to MGEKITIRDVAKHAGVSAASVSYVLNGINKVSDETKERILTAVKELNYEPNLTAVSLSKQKSNMIGVMFPLTDDSLSTIFKDNHYYSEMISGIEYVIRKHGYDLVISGASSPADCLKWIRTRNIDGLLFLGAFPHRLYEKMKALSNPIVLVDTYERYERDYHHISVDDEYGGYLATTHLVNLGHKEIAFVAHHLVNSPVDKKRYIGYEKALKEAGITPSKTFVFEVNESSFDNGYNLGNKLLKDHKDIRAVFASSDTLALGIMKALQEKGKKIPQDYSIVGFDDITFSSYASPSLTTIRQDVFNKGVVAATSVIQAIEHRFSTLQHVKLSVELIIRDSTAKRG
- a CDS encoding aldehyde dehydrogenase: MNHERFYITDETVIEHIVSTQKQYFYAQKTKSISSRIQALNKLRDAVKQNEQRIMDALKQDLNKSEVEAYTSEIGILLEEIRFTLKHLAKWMKPKKVKTALTHVGSKGKIVPEPYGVALIIAPWNYPFQLALSPLVGAIAAGNTAIIKPSELTPSVSRVIQELLAEAFDPAFVTVIEGAVETTSLLLKQALDYIFFTGSVNVGKIIMQEAGKQLIPVTLELGGKSPCIVHEDANLDLAAKRIMFGKGMNAGQTCVAPDYLLVHKKVKAQLVEKLREAISQFYGSNPLESNRYGRIVSERHFTRLVEFLKDGNAIVGGGYNKNTLTIEPTVLSEVSWTSDVMQEEIFGPILPMIEYETLDEVIHKVQEKAKPLALYLFTESEDVQNVITERLSFGGGCINDTLMHIATPYLPFGGVGESGTGQYHGKDSFQTFTHFKSMLSQTTKFDLSFRYPSEKQSLKMIKKLLK
- a CDS encoding cell wall hydrolase; amino-acid sequence: MFKKLVIIGALAVPMFGMSHVANAAETTHRVKAGETLYKIGAEYGVTVEQLKEANHKSTDSINANETLTIPNSISESDKELLARLVQAEAKGEPYAGKVAVATVVLNRVDSDSFPNSIHDVIYQGRQFTPVQNGEINKAADAEAKKAVNEALAFRGQGKGSLFFFNPDKTSDQWLRQKQVTITIGNHVFAK
- a CDS encoding Gfo/Idh/MocA family protein codes for the protein MRIGIIGAGGIAVSRHIPAFKQLGDECVIWGLSDINSERATEVANEHNIPHVFVDYKDMFKEVDAVCICTPNKFHAEFAVEALKAGVHVLCEKPMAMSKEQGEKMLAAARESGKQLAIAYHYRFMKEAQAAKKMMTEVGRPLVARVRAMRRRKVPGWGVFTNKDLQGGGSLIDYGCHLLDLTLWLMGNPKHTEVLGSTYNDLSKTPNQLNQWGAFDHETFSVDDHVTAYIKFENGASLLLETSWAANIQDDEEHVSISGVEGGLSVFPFELYTSKNGMLMNSTSPWIDGEDDYSLSQAKNFVEACKGNAELVVKPQEALQVSAIIDEIYRTGGN
- a CDS encoding ThuA domain-containing protein, with the translated sequence MINVTVWNENRHEQKNPVVREIYPEGIHGAIASFLEEGGFRTHTATLDEVEHGLTEEVLNQTDVLVWWGHLAHDEVKDDIVEKVKQRVLDGMGLIVLHSGHFSKIFKTLMGTSCDLKWREADEKERLWVVEPSHPIVEGIGEFIELEREEMYGEHFDIPAPDELIFTSWFEGGEIFRSGCTYKRGNGKVFYFRPGHETYPTYHNKDIQRVIMNAIKWAKPAERKRPVYGNAQPLESIAVKN
- a CDS encoding TspO/MBR family protein produces the protein MAKFRLYAVLNTVGLAITLLVNYLANAIPIGGKTTGEASAQVPTLFTPAGYAFAIWGVIYLLLTIWVIRQFFAREDQKEIYARIGIWFFLNCLLNSAWIFIFQNDYYKLSLLVMLFILGTLMIVYSTIQHSRMTTWFMRLPISLYLGWISVATIVNVFVVFQANGIQHLIGLNELTWTIIMLLVGAVLGIMFTLKNRDAVYPLVFIWAYIAIAVKQSGNQPIVITVIILVVLLAIAIIVGLIKRYRRF
- the tenA gene encoding thiaminase II — its product is MSFSSQLRQEANYIYEAIFNHPFIKGIAEGNVPKEALIHYVSQDYEYLTAFVRIYGAALTKCRTRTEMEAFNAGISTVLHSEVHPHNNFCEVAGVRYEDLHTETLSPTASHYINHMTSVAHTGSLAEIIAVLLPCPWTYVEIGQRITEQVNPSPSHPFYEWIQFYNNEEMNGTTQWFCNKLDELAEQATEEERNRMKDHFIKSCELEYLFWEMAYTQEKWPLSQLLLSK
- a CDS encoding sodium-dependent transporter, giving the protein MSKGNQWSSRLGFILASAGAAIGLGAIWKFPYVTGTSGGGAFFALFILFTIFIGLPLLLAEFIIGRHTGKEAISAYKAIAPKSAWVWIGRLGVLSCVILLSFYSVVGGWVILYTIMSVTGMLSGKEYGPLFNAVISQPYVVLGAQALFLLITVFVISKGVQKGIERANKYMMPLLFICFIIIVVRSLTLDGAMDGVKFFLKPDFSAITGASVLYALGQSFFSLCVGLSCMVTYSSYLGKKVSLTRSAGTIALLNLFVSLLAGLAIFPAVFSFGLKPTEGPGLLFVVLPTVFEKMPFGTVFLALFLILFLFATLTSAFSLLEIIVAALTKDDQTKRTRYASLSGIIVFVVGIPSALSFGVLKHVSLFGRSIFDVADFFVSNLMLPLGSLAIAIFVTFKMKKEAVYEEFISGSTKGAKLFNAWFFLVKYVLPIIIIAVLLSLLVAY
- a CDS encoding Gfo/Idh/MocA family protein translates to MAKVKIGVIGCGSIAQHRHLPEYKMNEQVELVAVCDINTERANSVAQQYGLKAYTNYEELLASGTVEAVSVCTPNYLHAPISVAALNSGVHVLCEKPMATSEEEAKAMIEAAKTNGKKLMIGHNQRFVASHQKARELIEKGEIGKIYSFRTAFGHGGPEGWSVDGKDSWFFKKDEAFIGAMGDLGVHKTDMLRYILNEEIVEVGAFVESNAKDFANVDDNAVCVLKTESGIIGTLAASWAYNGKEDNSTIVYGEKGILRLEDDPTYSLVAQYATGEVVNYELGKIQSNDEGGQSNSHVIEQFVDAVAEDKESPVPGEEGLKSLAVILAALKSSQTKQITRV